A single genomic interval of Cucumis sativus cultivar 9930 chromosome 5, Cucumber_9930_V3, whole genome shotgun sequence harbors:
- the LOC101218080 gene encoding fructose-bisphosphate aldolase 3, chloroplastic → MASLSFAKLNASSSQWIAHQSFSQKRGSSSGRRLSVSIRAGAYSDELVQTAKSVASPGRGILAIDESNATCGKRLASIGLENDETNRQAYRQLLLTTPGLGEYISGAILFEETLYQSTTDGKKFVDCLREAKIMPGIKVDKGLVPLPGSNSESWCQGLDGLASRSAEYYKQGARFAKWRTVVSIPCGPSALAVKEAAWGLARYAAISQDNGLVPIVEPEILLDGDHSIDRTLEVAEKVWSEVFFYLAENNVLFEGILLKPSMVTPGAEHKEKASPETIAKYTLKMLRRRVPPAVPGIMFLSGGQSEVEATLNLNAMNQSPNPWHVSFSYARALQNTVLKTWQGRPENVESAQKALLVRAKANSLAQLGKYSAEGESDDAKAGMFVKGYTY, encoded by the exons ATGGCCTCCCTGAGCTTCGCTAAGTTGAACGCTTCCTCTTCGCAGTGGATTGCTCACCAATCCTTCTCTCAGAAGCGTGGGTCGTCTTCCGGTCGACGCCTTTCTGTTTCGATCCGTGCTGGGGCTTACTCCGATGAGCTTGTCCAGACCGCG AAATCAGTTGCATCACCTGGACGTGGTATTCTTGCCATTGATGAATCTAATGCAACATGTGGAAAGAGGTTAGCATCCATTGGCTTGGAAAATGACGAAACCAACAGACAAGCTTACAGACAGCTTTTGCTGACCACACCTGGCTTGGGAGAGTACATATCTGGGGCTATTCTTTTCGAGGAAACACTCTACCAATCAACCACAGATGGaaagaaatttgttgattGCTTACGGGAGGCAAAAATTATGCCTGGCATTAAAGTTGACAAG GGTTTGGTTCCTTTGCCAGGATCTAACAGTGAATCTTGGTGTCAAGGCTTAGACGGACTGGCCTCAAGATCTGCTGAATATTATAAGCAAGGTGCTCGTTTTGCTAAGTG GCGGACAGTTGTTAGCATTCCTTGTGGTCCTTCCGCTCTGGCTGTTAAGGAAGCTGCTTGGGGCCTTGCACGATATGCTGCCATTTCTCAG GACAATGgccttgtacctattgtagAACCTGAGATCCTTCTTGATGGGGACCATTCCATTGACAGGACACTTGAAGTGGCTGAAAAGGTCTGGTCAGAAGTGTTCTTTTATTTGGCTGAAAACAATGTTCTGTTTGAAGGAATCCTTCTAAAGCCTAGTATGGTAACACCCGGGGCCGAGCACAAGGAGAAGGCCTCTCCTGAAACTATTGCTAAATACACATTAAAGATGCTCAGGAGAAGAGTTCCTCCTGCAGTTCCTGGAATCATG TTTTTGTCTGGAGGACAGTCTGAAGTGGAAGCAACACTGAACCTGAATGCCATGAACCAAAGTCCCAACCCCTGGCACGTATCCTTCTCTTACGCTCGTGCCCTACAGAACACCGTGCTCAAGACATGGCAAGGACGCCCCGAAAACGTGGAGTCTGCACAAAAAGCACTTCTGGTGCGTGCAAAGGCAAACTCCCTCGCCCAGCTTGGTAAGTACTCTGCTGAGGGTGAAAGTGACGATGCCAAGGCAGGAATGTTCGTGAAGGGATATACTTACTGA